A region from the Vibrio sp. SS-MA-C1-2 genome encodes:
- the aspS gene encoding aspartate--tRNA ligase, with translation MRTQYCGHLNKSLAGQTVELCGWVNRRRDLGGLIFIDMRDREGIVQVVIDPDMAEVFTLANQLRNEFCIRLTGEVRARPDSQINKDMTTGEVEVLATGLEIINRSEPLPLDFNQNNSEEQRLKFRYLDLRRLEMSDRIKLRAKASSFVRRFLDGNDFLDIETPVLTKATPEGARDYLVPSRVHKGSFYALPQSPQLFKQLLMMSGFDRYYQIVKCFRDEDLRADRQPEFTQIDIETSFMSADQVRAVTEQMVTEMWQELLNVELGAFPVMPFSEAMRRFGSDKPDLRNPLELTDVADLMKDVEFKVFSGPANDEKGRVAVLTVPGGASLSRKQIDEYGKFVGIYGAKGLAWMKINDREAGFAGVQSPVAKFLSEDIVNALLERTNAQTGDIILFGADSKRVVEEAMGALRLKVGLDLELTDLSAWKPLWVVDFPMFEEDDEGNLHAMHHPFTSPLNLTPEELAANPASANSNAYDMVINGYEVGGGSVRIHNAEMQSTVFDILGIAAEEQQQKFGFLLEALKYGTPPHAGLAFGLDRLVMLLCGTDNIRDVIAFPKTTAASCLLTDAPNVANPAALEELAVAIKLKEKEEK, from the coding sequence ATGCGCACCCAATATTGTGGTCACCTGAACAAGTCCCTTGCCGGACAAACTGTAGAGCTTTGTGGTTGGGTAAACCGCCGTCGTGATTTAGGCGGACTTATTTTTATCGATATGCGAGATCGTGAAGGTATCGTTCAAGTCGTTATTGACCCAGATATGGCTGAGGTTTTTACCCTTGCTAATCAACTTCGTAATGAGTTCTGTATCCGCTTAACGGGTGAAGTTCGTGCTCGTCCTGATAGCCAAATCAATAAAGATATGACAACTGGTGAAGTTGAAGTATTGGCAACGGGTCTTGAGATCATCAACCGTTCTGAGCCTCTTCCGTTAGACTTCAATCAAAATAACAGTGAAGAGCAGCGCTTAAAATTCCGTTATTTAGATCTCCGTCGTCTTGAAATGAGTGATCGCATTAAACTACGTGCCAAAGCATCAAGTTTTGTTCGTCGTTTCCTAGATGGCAATGACTTCCTAGATATTGAAACACCAGTATTAACGAAAGCGACCCCAGAAGGTGCGCGTGACTACTTAGTACCTAGTCGTGTTCATAAAGGCAGCTTCTACGCACTACCTCAGTCACCACAGCTATTTAAACAGTTGTTGATGATGTCTGGCTTTGATCGTTATTACCAGATTGTGAAATGTTTCCGTGATGAAGATTTACGAGCTGATCGTCAGCCTGAATTTACTCAGATCGATATCGAAACCTCTTTCATGAGTGCTGACCAAGTTCGCGCAGTGACAGAGCAGATGGTGACTGAAATGTGGCAAGAACTACTTAATGTAGAACTTGGCGCTTTCCCTGTGATGCCATTCTCTGAGGCGATGCGTCGTTTTGGCTCAGATAAGCCGGATCTACGTAACCCACTTGAATTAACTGACGTTGCTGACTTAATGAAAGACGTTGAGTTTAAAGTATTCTCTGGCCCTGCAAATGATGAAAAAGGCCGTGTAGCCGTATTAACTGTTCCCGGTGGCGCGTCACTTTCTCGTAAGCAAATAGATGAATACGGTAAGTTTGTTGGTATCTATGGTGCTAAAGGCTTAGCATGGATGAAGATTAATGATCGCGAAGCAGGTTTTGCTGGCGTTCAATCTCCAGTGGCTAAGTTCTTGTCTGAAGATATTGTTAACGCACTTCTTGAGCGTACCAATGCACAAACAGGCGATATCATCCTATTTGGTGCCGACAGTAAGCGAGTTGTTGAAGAAGCGATGGGTGCGCTTCGTCTGAAAGTGGGTCTAGATCTTGAACTGACTGATCTGAGCGCTTGGAAACCACTTTGGGTTGTTGATTTCCCAATGTTTGAAGAAGATGATGAAGGTAACTTGCATGCCATGCATCATCCATTCACATCACCACTTAACCTAACACCTGAAGAGTTGGCGGCAAACCCTGCATCTGCGAATTCAAATGCGTACGATATGGTTATCAATGGTTATGAAGTGGGCGGTGGTTCTGTTCGTATTCATAATGCAGAAATGCAATCAACGGTATTTGATATTTTAGGTATTGCAGCTGAAGAACAACAACAGAAGTTTGGTTTCCTACTTGAAGCATTAAAGTACGGTACGCCACCTCATGCAGGTCTTGCGTTTGGTCTTGATCGTCTAGTGATGCTACTTTGTGGTACTGATAATATCCGTGATGTTATCGCATTCCCTAAAACAACCGCGGCATCTTGTCTATTAACAGATGCACCAAATGTAGCAAACCCTGCTGCATTAGAAGAGCTGGCTGTGGCGATTAAACTAAAAGAAAAAGAAGAGAAGTAA
- the ruvC gene encoding crossover junction endodeoxyribonuclease RuvC — translation MSIILGIDPGSRITGYGIIRQQGRQLIYLGSGCIRTSSKDLPGRLKEIYAGVSEVITQFQPNVFGIEQVFMSKNADSALKLGQARGSAIVAAVNADLPVHEYAARLIKQAVVGTGGADKVQVQQMVMSILKLETKPQIDASDALAVAICHAHTHQSLIAMAGKATSSRRGRYR, via the coding sequence ATGTCAATTATACTCGGCATTGATCCCGGCTCTAGAATTACAGGGTACGGAATTATTCGCCAGCAAGGACGACAACTTATCTATTTAGGCAGTGGCTGTATTCGCACGTCATCGAAAGATCTTCCCGGTCGTTTAAAAGAGATCTATGCCGGCGTTTCAGAAGTGATTACCCAATTTCAACCTAACGTCTTTGGCATTGAGCAGGTCTTTATGTCAAAAAATGCCGACTCTGCACTGAAATTAGGACAAGCTAGAGGAAGTGCAATTGTTGCTGCGGTTAATGCTGACTTACCTGTTCATGAGTATGCGGCTCGTCTGATTAAACAAGCCGTTGTCGGCACTGGTGGCGCAGATAAAGTCCAAGTACAGCAGATGGTGATGTCGATTTTAAAACTTGAGACAAAACCACAAATTGATGCATCGGATGCCTTGGCCGTGGCAATCTGTCATGCCCATACGCATCAAAGCTTAATTGCGATGGCGGGGAAAGCAACATCAAGCCGTCGTGGTCGTTATCGTTAA